In Oncorhynchus tshawytscha isolate Ot180627B linkage group LG06, Otsh_v2.0, whole genome shotgun sequence, the following are encoded in one genomic region:
- the LOC112252793 gene encoding palladin isoform X5, whose translation MWRLQLQKTEDGHFLIDPVQLQLLHNQVLMEQQQTDTEPTGATQSQPEASAWPARKQPEPQPQLQHQQSLPRSSTPMPLHSTHPAPILTIAPTPLLNFTPVTTLNTTPATQLNTSAPAPLLNIASAPLLNPYATQSYFLSSSSPLLNTSPVPAINTTSALLLNTAPPAPIMGTLPSPPQLKTASSCMSSPPSAPLLSTVPAPHLHTSPASPPYMTLQNTTHSSQLNLAPLSLPKSIHVPQFNTPLIPHLNTAPTASLSSIPAAFNRAPTTMQNTSPSPLLRTTHASLLNLAPISQSFNYARPKEFITAQTPLSPVRSPSPTESPVPLLHELAAELNSSNPNLFSPQPRVFPTRVLKSPTSPPSFMSSPTSPTLLPAAYLNSVFTLPQQSPPQAASPTSSTSSPSPIQNHVAFLSSVLPSLHTTQATNSMGLPRSAHGPPQGMQKKLPTSTRPMSDVDIRSSQQTLLQDMEKKLRFNEDFMRGHVQQKQTTFVGKTASRPLGPNIPATVFNYDEEYKVSNFEQRLLSEIEFRLERTPVEESDDEVQHDESPTGKCVAPIFDRKLRNFRAMEGVPMTFSCKVVGIPVPKVYWFKDGKQILRKNDHYKKIREGDGTCVLHIEVTNNDDDGNYTVMAANPQGRISCSGHLIIQTGPLRNRMTPMIHSQRVRARIQEVEEGEPTQERFFRPHFLQAPGDMVAHEGRVCRLDCKVSGLPNPELMWLINGRPIYPDVYHRMLVRENCVHSLVIDPLKQDDAGTYTCIASNKAGQSSFGLELRVVEKEMKQAPQFVEKLQNTGIAEGTPVRLECRVLGMPPPVIYWKKDNDTIPHTKARVSIHQDATGYVCLLIQPTRKEDAGWYTVSAKNEAGIVSCTARLDIYAQWHKQVPLPMKKAPRQGSRYAVLTGQGLDIKSAFPTTDNSPILFSSSPVEAQLESEEL comes from the exons ATGTGGAGATTACAACTACAAAAAACTGAGGATGGTCATTTCTTAAT AGACCCTGTCCAGCTGCAGCTTCTACACAACCAGGTGCTTATGGAGCAGCAGCAGACGGACACTGAGCCAACCGGAGCCACCCAGAGTCAACCGGAGGCATCTGCCTGGCCAGCCCGAAAGCAACCcgagccccagccccagctccagcacCAGCAAAGCCTACCCCGTTCATCTACCCCCATGCCCCTGCATTCCACCCACCCCGCACCCATACTGACCATAGCCCCAACACCCTTACTCAACTTCACCCCTGTGACAACACTGAACACTACCCCTGCAACCCAGCTAAACACTAGTGCCCCTGCACCCCTGCTTAACATTGCCTCTGCACCCCTACTGAACCCATACGCAACCCAATCTtattttctttcttcttcttcacccctGCTAAACACAAGCCCTGTACCAGCAATAAACACTACCTCTGCACTACTACTGAACACAGCCCCTCCTGCACCCATTATGGGTACCCTGCCATCCCCTCCTCAACTGAAGACAGCTTCATCTTGTATGAGCTCCCCTCCATCTGCCCCTCTGCTGAGTACTGTTCCTGCACCCCACCTGCATACCAGCCCTGCATCCCCACCCTATATGACCCTGCAAAACACCACCCATTCTTCCCAGCTGAACTTAGCCCCCTTATCCCTGCCTAAATCTATTCACGTACCCCAGTTTAACACACCTCTCATACCTCATCTGAATACAGCCCCCACAGCATCTCTCAGCTCCATCCCTGCAGCTTTCAACAGGGCCCCTACAACCATGCAgaacacctccccctccccccttcttAGAACAACTCATGCCTCCCTCCTCAACCTGGCTCCCATTTCGCAGAGCTTCAACTATGCTAGGCCAAAAGAGTTTATCACTGCCCAGactcccctctctccagtcagGAGTCCCTCCCCTACAGAGTCCCCAGTTCCGTTGCTCCACGAGCTGGCTGCCGAGCTCAACTCCTCCAACCCCAACCTGTTCTCTCCACAACCCAGAGTCTTCCCCACCAGAGTCCTCAAGTCACCGACTAGCCCCCCTTCCTTCATGtcttcccccacctcccccaccctTTTGCCTGCTGCCTACCTCAACTCTGTGTTCACCCTGCCACAGCAGTCACCCCCACAGGCAGCGTCCCCGACCTCCAGCACCTCCTCCCCCAGCCCCATCCAGAACCATGTGGCCTTCCTCAGCTCTGTCCTGCCCTCTCTACACACCACACAAGCCACCAACTCGATGGGCCTGCCCAGGAGTGCCCATGG GCCACCTCAAGGCATGCAGAAGAAGTTGCCTACAAGCACTCGTCCCATGTCAGATGTTGACATTCGTAGCAGCCAACAAACCCTCCTCCAGGATATGGAGAAAAAGCTTAGGTTCAATGAAGATTTTATGCGTGGTCACGTACAACAG AAGCAGACTACTTTTGTGGGGAAAACAGCGAGCAGACCCCTCGGACCAAACATTCCTGCCACTGTCTTTAACTATGACGAG GAGTACAAAGTGTCCAACTTTGAGCAGAGGCTGTTGAGTGAGATAGAGTTCCGTCTGGAGCGCACGCCAGTCGAAGAGTCTGATGATGAGGTACAACACGATGAGAGCCCGACAGGGAAGTGCGTCGCGCCCATATTCGACAGGAAGCTGAGGAACTTCAGGGCCATGGAGGGTGTCCCTATGACGTTCTCCTGTAAAGTGGTGGGGATCCCCGTACCGAAG GTTTACTGGTTCAAGGATGGCAAGCAGATCTTGAGGAAAAATGATCATTATAAGAAGATACGAGAGGGGGACGGAACCTGTGTTCTACACATAGAGGTCACCAATAACGACGATGATGGCAACTACACTGTCATGGCAGCTAACCCCCAG GGACGAATCAGCTGCTCTGGTCATTTGATCATCCAAACGGGTCCTCTCCGAAACCGAATGACACCTATGATTCACTCTCAGAG GGTGCGGGCCCGCATACAGGAAGTAGAAGAGGGTGAACCAACCCAGGAGCGCTTCTTCCGACCTCACTTCCTCCAGGCTCCAGGGGACATGGTGGCTCACGAGGGCAGAGTCTGTAGATTAGACTGCAAG GTGAGTGGCCTACCAAACCCAGAGCTGATGTGGCTGATCAACGGGAGGCCCATCTACCCAGACGTCTACCACCGGATGCTGGTGAGGGAGAACTGCGTCCATTCCCTTGTCATAGACCCTCTAAAacaggacgacgctgggacatACACCTGCATCGCCAGCAACAAAGCAGGACAGAGCTCCTTCGGTCTGGAGTTAAGAGTTGTGG AAAAAGAGATGAAGCAGGCCCCCCAGTTTGTGGAGAAGCTCCAGAACACAGGCATCGCAGAGGGCACCCCCGTCCGACTGGAGTGCAGGGTTCTGGGCATGCCTCCACCTGTTATCTATTGGAAGAAAGACAACGACACCATTCCTCACACCAAGGCCAGAGTCAG CATACACCAGGATGCCACTGGATATGTTTGCCTCCTGATTCAGCCTACCAGGAAAGAGGATGCTGGCTGGTACACCGTATCAGCAAAGAATGAGGCTGGAATTGTTTCATGCACAGCCAGGCTAGACATCTATG CCCAGTGGCATAAGCAGGTCCCTTTGCCTATGAAAAAAGCTCCGCGGCAGGGCAGTCGCTATGCAGTGCTGACCGGCCAAGGCCTGGACATCAAATCTGCCTTCCCCACGACGGACAATAGCCCCATCCTGTTCTCCAGCTCCCCTGTGGAGGCACAGCTGGAGAGTGAGGAGCTGTGA